A region from the Nodosilinea sp. FACHB-141 genome encodes:
- a CDS encoding penicillin-binding protein 2, producing the protein MASSAYSTRRRRRRKQPQPRPPAVVPFNPAANRVRILLVWGLLVLSLVAIAGRLAWLQLVQGDSLSSLAQQQRLTSPVQRQVRHSIVDRQGNVIAVDRVVYTLYAHPQLFDLSIPEMAATLSPLLESPESDLINQFSQQPTGIRLADGLPEATVDRLRALRLDGLEFNPQQQRFYPQQQLFAPIVGFVNFDGQPQAGLEIAYQDQLALTPTEKESPAETETPLEIYGPPAPGATAEVTAASPADQLDTESSTVDSELDSTASLRLTLDSRLQRTAQQELQAVVDRHNAKRGTVMVMEAQTGEMLALASVPTYDPNQYFKTDPEALKTWAVSDLYEPGSTFKPINIAIALEAGLISPDEFVNDSGQMQFGEWKIRNHDYATAGGRGPISITDVLKYSSNVGMVRIMQKMPAADYFTWLQRLSLDQPTGIDLPAEATAQMKDREQFVRSRVESATTAFGQGFSLSPIKMVQLLGTLANGGKLVTPHVVSGMVTEGDNEVWTPDRPQPETVFSPQTTQQVLTMMEAVVSEGTGDAAKLSGYRIGGKTGTAQKATVSGGYGRGRVTSFVGILPIESPQYVVLAVIDEPQGDDAYGSTVAAPLVKKVIEALVVLEGVPPSAAATP; encoded by the coding sequence AGCTCTGCCTACTCTACCCGTCGTCGCCGTCGCCGCAAACAGCCTCAGCCTCGCCCACCGGCGGTGGTTCCCTTCAACCCAGCAGCTAACCGGGTCAGAATCCTGCTGGTGTGGGGGTTGCTGGTGCTGTCGCTGGTCGCGATCGCCGGGCGATTAGCCTGGCTACAGTTAGTCCAGGGCGACAGCCTATCTAGTTTGGCCCAGCAGCAGCGCCTCACATCGCCAGTGCAGCGGCAGGTGCGACACTCCATTGTCGATCGGCAGGGCAATGTGATCGCCGTCGATCGCGTGGTCTATACGCTCTATGCCCATCCTCAGCTTTTTGATCTATCGATTCCAGAGATGGCAGCGACCCTAAGCCCGCTGCTAGAAAGCCCAGAATCTGATCTAATTAATCAGTTTAGCCAGCAGCCTACCGGCATTCGGCTAGCCGACGGATTACCCGAAGCGACGGTCGATCGCCTGCGCGCCCTGCGCCTTGACGGTCTCGAATTTAATCCGCAGCAGCAGCGCTTTTATCCGCAGCAGCAACTGTTTGCCCCCATCGTTGGCTTTGTCAATTTTGACGGACAGCCCCAGGCGGGTTTAGAAATTGCCTATCAGGATCAGCTGGCTCTGACACCGACTGAAAAGGAATCTCCAGCTGAGACAGAAACTCCGTTAGAAATCTATGGGCCGCCAGCGCCTGGTGCCACCGCAGAGGTTACCGCTGCTAGCCCTGCAGATCAGCTTGATACTGAAAGCAGCACCGTTGACTCGGAGCTAGACAGCACTGCCAGCCTGCGTCTTACCCTCGACAGTCGGCTGCAACGGACTGCCCAGCAGGAGCTACAGGCGGTGGTCGATCGCCATAACGCCAAACGCGGCACGGTCATGGTCATGGAGGCCCAAACAGGTGAAATGCTTGCCCTGGCAAGTGTGCCTACCTACGACCCCAACCAGTATTTCAAAACCGACCCCGAAGCTCTCAAGACCTGGGCTGTGAGCGATCTCTATGAACCCGGCTCTACCTTCAAACCAATCAACATTGCGATCGCTTTAGAAGCTGGACTAATCAGCCCCGACGAATTCGTTAACGACAGTGGTCAAATGCAGTTTGGCGAATGGAAGATCAGAAACCACGACTACGCCACCGCTGGTGGTCGCGGGCCGATTTCCATCACTGACGTGCTGAAGTACTCCAGCAACGTGGGCATGGTGCGAATCATGCAGAAGATGCCCGCCGCCGACTACTTTACCTGGCTGCAGCGACTCAGCCTCGACCAACCCACCGGCATAGATTTACCCGCAGAAGCCACTGCTCAGATGAAAGACCGCGAGCAGTTTGTTCGCAGTCGAGTCGAGTCAGCCACCACGGCCTTTGGCCAAGGCTTTTCGCTGTCACCTATCAAGATGGTGCAACTGCTTGGCACCCTGGCCAACGGCGGTAAACTGGTTACCCCCCACGTAGTCAGCGGTATGGTTACTGAAGGTGACAACGAGGTATGGACGCCAGATCGTCCCCAGCCTGAGACCGTCTTTTCGCCCCAAACCACCCAGCAGGTGCTCACCATGATGGAGGCCGTCGTCAGCGAAGGCACTGGCGATGCCGCCAAGTTATCTGGCTACCGCATCGGGGGCAAAACCGGTACGGCCCAAAAGGCGACCGTATCGGGGGGCTATGGCCGAGGCCGAGTCACCAGCTTTGTAGGCATTTTGCCCATCGAGTCACCCCAATACGTGGTGCTGGCCGTTATCGACGAACCCCAGGGAGACGATGCCTATGGCTCAACGGTCGCTGCTCCTCTGGTTAAGAAGGTAATCGAAGCGCTGGTGGTGCTTGAAGGGGTACCACCCAGTGCCGCTGCTACGCCATAG